CGCCCCGCTGATCCTGGCCGGGGTCTTCACGGCGACCGCGCGCCGACGGGGCCCGGCCGCGCGCCCCGAACCGCCGCCGGCGTGAGCGCAGTAGCGTCAGCGTCACCGACCGTCTTCAGCGAGGTGGAGAGGACCGGATGTCGACCAGCAATGACCTGCACGGCACGTTGACCATCCCGGAGGGCATCCAGGCGATCCCCGCGTCATCCCGCGACGAGCTCGACGCGGCCGTCGAGGCGGTGGGAGCCCGCAAGGGCGACTGGGTCGCCGTCGATGTGAACGAGCGAATCCGGATCCTCCAGCAGCTGATCCACGACACCCTCGAAGAGGCGGAGCGCTGGGCGGACGCGGGGACCGCCGCCAAGGGCATCGACCCGGAGTCGAACTTCGCCGGTGAGGAGTGGCTGTACGGCCCGGCACTGGTCGTGCGCAACCTCCGGCTGCTGAAGCGGGCGCTGCAGGACATCGCCGAGCACGGCCGGCCGCAGCTGCCCGGCGAGCCCGACACCCGTCACGACGGCCAGGTGGTCGCCCCCGTTTTCCCCACCGACGTGATCGACCGGCTGCTGTTCCTGGGTTTCACCGCCGAGGTGTGGATGCAGCCCGACGTGACGCTCGAGGGCCTGCCCGACAGCCAGGCGGTGATCTACCAGCCGGGCCACCACCACGACGGCAAGGTGGCGCTGGTCCTCGGGGCGGGAAACGTCGGCGTGATCCCCCCCACGGACGTGCTGTACAAGCTCTTCGCCGAGGACCAGGTCGTGGTGTTGAAGATGAACCCCGTCAACGACTACCTGGGGCCGATCCTCGAGGACGCCTTCGATGCGCTGATCGACCGCGGCTTCTTGAGGATCGTGTACGGGGGTGTGGACGCGGGCCGCTACCTCACGCAGCACCCGGGCGTCGACACCCTCCACATCACCGGCTCGGACAAGACCCACGACGCGATCGTCTTCGGCGCCGGCGCGGAGGGCCGTCGCAACAAGCAGCAGCGCACCCCGAAACTCGACAAGCCGATCACGAGCGAACTGGGGAGCATCACCCCGGTCATCGTGGTTCCCGGTCCGTGGTCAGACGGTGACCTGGCGTTCCACGGCGAGAACATCGCGTCGATGCTGATGGGCAACGCCGGGTTCAACTGCGTCACCGCCCGGCTGATCATCACACACCGCCGCTGGGGCAAGCGAGGGGCCCTCCTCGACGCGATCCGCGACGTCCTGGAGCGCACCACGCTGCGATACCCCTACTACCCCGGCGCCCGCGAACGGTTCGAGCGGTTCGTCGAGGCCCACCCGGAGGCCGAGACGTACGGGGAGGACGGGTCGGAGGGGGTGCCGTGGACGTTCATCCCGGGGGTCGCACCGACCGACGAGGACGACATCGTCTTCACGATGGAGCCGTTCGCCGGGATCTTCGCCGAGACGGCCCTCGACGCGCCGCCGTCCATCCCCGACTTCCTCGCACGGGCGACTGAGCTGTGCAACGACCGGCTGTGGGGCACGCTCGCCGCCTCGATCATCGTCCACCCGCGGTCGCTGAACGACCCGGCCGTCGCTGACGCGGTCGACCGGGCCGTGGCCGACCTGCGCTACGGGACGGTCGTGATCAACCACTTCACGGGCGTTCCGTTCGGGATGTTCTCGACCCCGTGGGGCGCCTACCCCGGCCACGAGCTCCATGACATCCAGTCCGGACGGGGCGTGGTGCACAACACCTACCTGTTCGACCAGCCGCAGAAGTCGGTCGTGCGTGGACCCTTCCGGGTGTGGCCCAGACCAGTGTGGTTCGCCAACCACCGCAACGCCGAAGCGACGGTGCGCGAGCTGACCCACGTGTTCGCCGACCCGTCGCTGCACAGGCTGCCGAAGCTGATGTGGGAGGCGGCCCAGGGGTGAACCGGCGGGCGTGACGTGGCTGGACCGGCTCCCGAGGTGGTCAGATCACGAGAACAGCTCGCGGGCCCTGCGGATGTCGTCGACCGCGAACACCACCCGGTTGTTCGTGGCCAGGTAGGCCTGCTCGATGTTCACGCCCGCGTCGGCCAGAACCCGGCTCTTGTCGCCCAGCGCACCCGGACGGTCCTCGATGTCGAGGACCAGGACGTCGCGGGCGGCACGCACGTCGAAGCCGGCGTCGGCCAGGACCCGCTGGGCCTCCTCGGCGTCGGTGACAAGGATGTGGACGATGCCCTTGCCCTGCCCGGTGAAGGCGCTCACACCCTCCAGGTTCACCCCGCCACGGCCCGCGGCCTCACCGATCCGCGCCAGCACCCCCGGTTCGTCATCGGGGATGAGGACGAAGTCCTTGTACTCCATGGGATCCACCTGTCTTGGCCGCGTCCGGGTCACACGCACCGAGCATGCTAGGAGCCTCCGATCCGGCGGGGCGGGCGGATACGGGCCTGCAACGTCTCGACGGCCGGTGACGGCCGAGGTACCGTCACAGCGTCCTTCCGGGGTGGCGCAACCGGCAGCGCGAGGCACTGTTAATGCCGAGGTTGAGGGTTCGAGTCCCTCCCCCGGAGCCCCACCCGACACGGCGCACCCCCACGTGGGGTGCGCCGTTCGACGTTGCCTCGTGAACGGCGACGGGGCCCCAAGCGGGGCCCCGTGCCGTCGTGGTCCGTCGCGGTCAGCTAGCTCGTGGTGGCGGGGTGGGGAACGCCCCGTGAGCCGGCTCGGGGTCGAACGAGCACGCCTGCTCGGCGCCACCGCCCCGGATCGCCTGCTCGGCGCGTGTCTGCACGGTCTTGGCGATCGCCCGCTCGCCGCCGTACACCCACGCGCGTTCGAGGGTGTGCGCGGTCCAGCACAGGTTGCGGGCCGCCTCGGCGGACAGCTCCCCCGTCCCGGTGAGCAGCATCGGGCCAGCCTGGCGGCCGCCGATGTGCACGCCCCCGGTCAGCGCGTCAGCGAACATCGGGTCCTGATCGGTCCCGGTCCCGCCTGCACGGGCCAGGCCGGCGTTGACCGGAGCCTCGTAGAAGAACTCCGCCACCGCGGCCGACGTCCCGACCCGGCCGACACCGAAGATCGAGCGGTACACCTCCGGCTGCAGCGCGTAGCCGTTCACGGCCGGACCACCGATCGCGTACCGGCCCGTGTTCAGGTGGGCGTTGATGAACGCTTCGGTCACCTCGTGCTTGTCGGTGCTGGTGTAGCCACTGAGCAGCACCGCGGTGTTGTCCAGGTGCGCTGCCGCGGCGCCCGCCACGACCGCGTCCGGCCAACGGAAGGCCGACGTGATCAGCAGCTTCTCCAGAGGCCCGGTGGTCTTCTCGATCTGGGTGGCGATCGCTGCGGCCGTCGCGACGCGTTCCGCGCCGAAGATCCGCACCGTCTGGTACCCGAGCGCGGCGACCTGGGCCTGGGCGGCCGGGGTGATCGCCTCGTCACCGCCGAGCATGTAGATCGTCTTGTTGGTGTCGTTGCCGAGCACCCGCCTGATCTCCGTGGCAGCCTGGCCGTGCAGCTCCGGCGGGAAGGTCAGGAGCAGCGGTGCCTTCTTGGCGTGGGCGAGCGGTGCTCCCGTCAGGGCGTCGGGGTACTTGTCCGCCCGGGCCAGGACCACCGCTTGGGCGGCCCCGTTGTTGTACAGGGCCTGCGAGATCTTGACCGCCGTGTCGATGCGGTCCTGACCCCCTAAGCGGCTGGACTCGCCGACGTCGTCGGCCCCGACCCAGGTCTTGTCGACCACGTCGGCGGGCTCGTCGGCGTCGAGGACGAGGTCACCGTCCTTGTCGACGAACACGACGATCACGTCCCGTCCGATATTGGCGCCGGTGTAGGACTGCTGGCAGGTCCCGTTCGCGCCGGTGTCGCACGCCCCGAAGACCCCGGCGGGTACGTCCGTCAACGGTGGGTCGAACCCCACGGCGGCGTTGGTGGCCGTTAGGCGGTTGGGGCCCTGCACGATCTTGAAGACGACACGCTCACCGGTCGTCCGGGTGTCGATCGGCTGCGGTTGCGCTGCCCTGTTCGCGTAGGTCGCGGTGATCGTGTGTGCGGTGTCGGTCCGGTTGGTCGCGGTCTCCGGCGCCGCGTTGAGTGTTGCGGTCTGCGCCACCTGTTCCAGGGTGTACGGATCCCGCTCGCCCACGAGTTCGGGGGGGACGGTCACGCCCCCATCCTGGGCTGAGGCGACGGACGCCAACGTCAGCGGCACGGACAACGCCAGGAGCGTCGCCGCGGCCGCGAGCCAGGCGTACGACCTCAGGCTCGCTACTCGGTTCTCGTTCAAGTCCGGTGCCTCTCGACAGTGTGCGTGTGGTGCCGGGCCCGGCCACGACGTGGCCGAGGAAGGCTCGATGAGGCCCCCGCTCGCTGGTCCCATCCCCATGGCTCGTGGACCCAACGGTGAAGGACCATAGACACCGCCACGCGCGCTTGGCCACCCGGCACCCGCCGGTCGGACAGGGACTGGCGTGCAGCCGTCAGGTCGCGCCCCGTGACGACGACGTCGCGGACGGTGGCATCATCCGCGGGTTACCCTCCGGCGCATGGCGCTGATCGAGCGGACCCTCGCCGTGCAGCGGGCCACCGTCGCCGCGCTCCTGGCCGGATCGGCGTTGGTGTTCTGGCGTGCCAGCTACGACGTGTTCAACACGCCGAAGGCGACGCTGGTCGTCCTCGCCACGATCGTTCTGCTGGCCACCGGCGGCCTCCGCCTGTCACGCACCCGCGTCCTGCACCTGCCAAGGACCCGCGCCTGGGCGGTCCTGGCGGTCTTCGCCGCCGGCTTGGTGGCTGCGACGCTGACAGGGGACGCGCCGATGCGCGCCACGGTCGGCGAACCGGGCCGCCACACCGGGCTGGCGATGTACGTCGTGTACGCGGTGCTGTTCGCCGTGTCGCTGACGTTGTTCCGCGATCGGTCACCCGACGTGCTGATCCGCGCTCTGGTGGTGGCCGCCGTCCCGGTCGCCGGTTACGGGCTGCTACAGGCGGCCGGGATCGAGCCGTTCGAGTGGATCGCGTTCGAGGCCGGCCCCCAGGTCGTATCCACCATGGGCAACGCCAACTTCCTGGCCGCCTGGCTGGGGATCGTCGCCCCGCTGGCCATCGGCGGGGCGTTGCGGACGCCGTGGCCGGTTGGGTGGCGGGCGGCGGCGGCGGGCGCCGCGGCGTTGGCGCTGGTGGTCGCCGCGGCGACCGGCTCGCTGCAAGGCGTGGCCGTCGCCGCGGTCGGGATCGGCCCGGTGGCATGGATCGGGGCCGGCCCCCGCCTGTCGCGCCGGTCGCGGTGGGCCGTGGCGGCGCTGGTGATCGTGGCGGCCGTCGGGGTCGTCGCGGCGGTGGCTGCCGAGATCGGCCCCCTGGAGACGGTCCGGTCGAGCGCGGCTCTGAGCGTCAGCACCCGGGCCGGCAAGTGGGCAGCGGCGTGGCGCATGTTCACCGACCACCCGGTGACGGGGGTCGGGCTGGCCGGGTTCGGCGACCGCTTCAACCTCTACCGCTCCGCGGAGGTGGCGGCCCGATCGGGCCTGCTGCGCTCGGTCGACGACCCCCACGCCGTCCCGCTGGCGCTGCTGGCCAGCGGCGGTGTCGTGCTGGCGGCCGGGTACCTGGCCGTGGTCGGGTTGACCGCCTGGTCGCTGGTCCGTGGCCTGCGGACGGCCGACGGCGACGACCAGCTCGTCCTGGCTGCACTCGGCGGGGCCTGGCTCGGCTACCAGCTGCAGTCCCTGGTGTCGATCGATGTCCCGCCGCTGGCGGCGCTGCACTGGGTGCTGGCCGGGGTGATCGTCGGTCGGGCGACCCGCCCCGCATGCTGGACGCTGACCCTCCCCGGCGCCCCGGCGCCGGGACGGCGCAGCCAGTCGAGGCTGGCGCCCCGCTCCCCCGGCATGTTGGCGAGCATCACGCTGCTGGCGGTGGCGGCGGGGGCGATCGCGCTGACGCCGCTGCGGGCCGATGTTGCTGCCGCCCACGCGGTCCGGCTGGCCGCCCGCGGCGACACCCAAGCGGCGTTCGCCGCCTACGAGCGCGCCTCGCAGGTGGCCTGGTGGGAGGGCCTGTACCCGGCGCTCACGGGAGCGTACCTG
This sequence is a window from Actinomycetota bacterium. Protein-coding genes within it:
- a CDS encoding aldehyde dehydrogenase family protein — its product is MSTSNDLHGTLTIPEGIQAIPASSRDELDAAVEAVGARKGDWVAVDVNERIRILQQLIHDTLEEAERWADAGTAAKGIDPESNFAGEEWLYGPALVVRNLRLLKRALQDIAEHGRPQLPGEPDTRHDGQVVAPVFPTDVIDRLLFLGFTAEVWMQPDVTLEGLPDSQAVIYQPGHHHDGKVALVLGAGNVGVIPPTDVLYKLFAEDQVVVLKMNPVNDYLGPILEDAFDALIDRGFLRIVYGGVDAGRYLTQHPGVDTLHITGSDKTHDAIVFGAGAEGRRNKQQRTPKLDKPITSELGSITPVIVVPGPWSDGDLAFHGENIASMLMGNAGFNCVTARLIITHRRWGKRGALLDAIRDVLERTTLRYPYYPGARERFERFVEAHPEAETYGEDGSEGVPWTFIPGVAPTDEDDIVFTMEPFAGIFAETALDAPPSIPDFLARATELCNDRLWGTLAASIIVHPRSLNDPAVADAVDRAVADLRYGTVVINHFTGVPFGMFSTPWGAYPGHELHDIQSGRGVVHNTYLFDQPQKSVVRGPFRVWPRPVWFANHRNAEATVRELTHVFADPSLHRLPKLMWEAAQG
- a CDS encoding amino acid-binding protein encodes the protein MEYKDFVLIPDDEPGVLARIGEAAGRGGVNLEGVSAFTGQGKGIVHILVTDAEEAQRVLADAGFDVRAARDVLVLDIEDRPGALGDKSRVLADAGVNIEQAYLATNNRVVFAVDDIRRARELFS
- a CDS encoding cell wall-binding repeat-containing protein, whose amino-acid sequence is MTVPPELVGERDPYTLEQVAQTATLNAAPETATNRTDTAHTITATYANRAAQPQPIDTRTTGERVVFKIVQGPNRLTATNAAVGFDPPLTDVPAGVFGACDTGANGTCQQSYTGANIGRDVIVVFVDKDGDLVLDADEPADVVDKTWVGADDVGESSRLGGQDRIDTAVKISQALYNNGAAQAVVLARADKYPDALTGAPLAHAKKAPLLLTFPPELHGQAATEIRRVLGNDTNKTIYMLGGDEAITPAAQAQVAALGYQTVRIFGAERVATAAAIATQIEKTTGPLEKLLITSAFRWPDAVVAGAAAAHLDNTAVLLSGYTSTDKHEVTEAFINAHLNTGRYAIGGPAVNGYALQPEVYRSIFGVGRVGTSAAVAEFFYEAPVNAGLARAGGTGTDQDPMFADALTGGVHIGGRQAGPMLLTGTGELSAEAARNLCWTAHTLERAWVYGGERAIAKTVQTRAEQAIRGGGAEQACSFDPEPAHGAFPTPPPRAS
- a CDS encoding O-antigen ligase family protein; this encodes MALIERTLAVQRATVAALLAGSALVFWRASYDVFNTPKATLVVLATIVLLATGGLRLSRTRVLHLPRTRAWAVLAVFAAGLVAATLTGDAPMRATVGEPGRHTGLAMYVVYAVLFAVSLTLFRDRSPDVLIRALVVAAVPVAGYGLLQAAGIEPFEWIAFEAGPQVVSTMGNANFLAAWLGIVAPLAIGGALRTPWPVGWRAAAAGAAALALVVAAATGSLQGVAVAAVGIGPVAWIGAGPRLSRRSRWAVAALVIVAAVGVVAAVAAEIGPLETVRSSAALSVSTRAGKWAAAWRMFTDHPVTGVGLAGFGDRFNLYRSAEVAARSGLLRSVDDPHAVPLALLASGGVVLAAGYLAVVGLTAWSLVRGLRTADGDDQLVLAALGGAWLGYQLQSLVSIDVPPLAALHWVLAGVIVGRATRPACWTLTLPGAPAPGRRSQSRLAPRSPGMLASITLLAVAAGAIALTPLRADVAAAHAVRLAARGDTQAAFAAYERASQVAWWEGLYPALTGAYLTELGSYDEARQRHEEAAAREPRNLVHRINIARLSAALGEIGRARDAYQTALALDPKTPDVLAEVGEFELQHGNPRRAAELLQRAVDRRPGNRTWQQLLTQAREAG